The stretch of DNA CGCCGACGGGGAGGATGGCGCCGCCGTCGAAGTAGTCGTGGGGGTTGGTGGTGGGATTGCCGCGCTTGTCGATAACCCAGCCCTGGGGGATGGGTTCATTTCGGTTGATGGCGAGGCTTATTTTGCCGGCGGCGACGGCGCTGGTGGCCATGTCCAGGATGATAGGGCCGGGGAGGTCGCTGGGGACGGCGATGCAGAGGGGATTAGTGCCGAGGCGCCGCTCGCGGCCGCCAAAGGGGGCGACGGCCTTGGGGCCTCGACCGGAGTCGGCGGTGATCATGCCGATCATGCCCTGAGCGGCGGCCATGGCGGGGTAGTCGCCGAGTCGTCCGATGTGGCTCTGGTAGAAGACGGTGAGGGCGGCGACACCGGTCTTTTTAGCCTTGTCGATGGCCATCTGCATTGCCCGCTCGGTGACGACGTAGCCGAAGCCCCAGTGGCCGTCGATGCGGGCGGTGGAGGGGGTCTCGTCGAGGACTTCGAAGGGAGCGCCGGGGACGATGTGGCCTTTTTTGATTCGGTCGGCGTAGGTGGGGACCTGGATGACGCCGTGGGAGTCGTGGCCGACGAGGTTGGCTTTGACAACGTGGGTGGAGACGGTGTGGGCTTCGTGGTGGGAGGCGCCGAGGGCGCGGAAGATGTGGTAGGAGAGGGTGTGGAGATAGGTGTGGGTCAGAGTGGGCACGAGGGCCTCCTGCGAGTGTCGGTTTAATAGTACCAGCCATCGTCCATGAGGGACACCATGCCCTTCCTCCACGACCCCCATCCCCTCGGCAAGCTCAGGGCAGGCTCTAATCTAACCCCAGAAACCGAGCAAATGAGGAAAGATAGCAGTGGCAGGCGGCATTGATACAGCATCGTTGAGCTAGGGTTTCACCCTCATCTCGCCACGGCGAGTCTTCGACCTTCACCTTGTCTCGTCAAGGGAGAAGGAAGTTTCTTAGAAGCAGTCAGTACTTACATACGCCTCTAACCTCAATTAACACCAGTCGTTCAGAGGAGGAAGGAATCACAGGAGATGTCGTACAGACATGACTAGGATGTAATAGGGGCCCTCGTCCACAAGGAGAGGGCCCCTTTATAATCCGTCAACAAGTAATTGAGAAGGCGATGCCTAGCCGTGGGAGGTGGCGCCGGCGGCCATTTGGGCTAGCATGGCTTGGAGGGCGGCCTGGTCGGGGCCGACGAAGGGTTCCACGTTGGGGATGTTGGCCATGGCCTTGAGGAGTTCCTCGGTGTGGCCGTGGGCGGGAGGCAGGTGGGTGCTGAGGATGGTCTTGACGTTCAGCTTTCGGATGCCTTCTAGAAGGCTGGCGAACTTCTTCTGGTCGACGTTGACGGACCAGGGGTGGTTGGAGTTGTTCCAAGTGTTGAAGCCCCGAATGAAGTCCGGCTGTGGGACGGTGAAGGGGTCTTCGGTGGGGGAAGGGAGGAAGGCGCCGAAGGAATCCACAGTGAAGATGGAGGAGGTCTTGGCGTCGTAGAGGCCCTGGGTGGCGGCGGAGTCGAAGAGGGGAGGCCGAAGGGCGGTGAGATGGCGATCGCCGGCGCTGAAGGACTGGCCGTGGTTGAGGAGGTAGACGCGGGGCAGGGGGACCTCGAACTCGGCGGAAAGCTTGCCGACGCCGACGAAGTTGGTGACGAGGCGGGCGTTAGGGAAGTTATCCAGGACGGCCTTGACGTTTCCGCCGTGCTCGCCGTCCTCGTGGGTCATGAAGAGCCACTTGAGGTCTTTGGGGTCGATGAGGGACTTGAGGGCGGAGAGGAATTGCTCTCGGACGACAGGGGCGGAGGTGTCGACGAGAACAGGCTCCTTGGCCTTGATGAGGTAGGCGTTAATTGGCAAGGCGCCGAGCATGGGGATAGGGAAGAAAAGAGGGATAACGTAGGTATCGGCGTTAGCCTTGTAGGGCTTGGAAATTTGGGGCTGCATGCGGAACTCCTCTATTAATGGTTATTAGTCGACAAACTATGCACGTAAATCTGTCCTTTACTTAATCGGGATACCATCCCCTTAGTCCCTTTCCCGACTGCATCGGGACTGAGTACAGCCTGCTGGAAGGGAAAGGAAAAGTAAGAGCACCTCATCCCCCTCCTTCGGCCAGGCTCAGGACGGCGTCTAACTCCCTTCCCGATTGGCATCGGGATTTCGGTCGCTTGGGCGACCTCAACTTCTTCAAGGTAGGAGAAGAGGGAGAACCAGATGGGTGAAGCTGGAAGCGCACTGCAGCGATCGGCAGCGTGAGGCAAGAATTGCGTGTTCTTGGAACTCATCCGTTTGTAAGGCCGGGGCGGATTTGTAAAGGTCAGGTATTAATGCAAAGTGCCACAAGAAATTATACGGGCCAATCCTCCAATCGAAGAGACATATCCCAGAACTGATATTCGTAGCGTAGGCTGGTGAGGTAAGCGTCTTCCATGAGCTGCAGGACTCGCGGGCTTTGGGCCTTGGCGACGTCGTTGGTATGGCGTCGGAGCCAGTAGCCGAGGGTTTTGAAATCGGGGGAGGAGTACATTTCGATCCACTGGTGATACAGGTCCTTCGGCTGCGTCCGAGCACGGCCTTCGCTCAGGACTCGCCCCGATTGCATTGGGGCTCGGCCCCCGCCCTGATGAGCGGAAGTGGATTTTGTGAGGTGATGGCCGATTTCCCAGTAGCCCCACTGGCAGGGGAGTAGGGCGGCGACGAGTTCGGCGTACGTACTATGGTAGGCGACGGCGAGGAGGAAGTTAACGTAGGCGAGGGTGGTGGGAGCGATGGGGGTGGCCTCAAGCTGGCGCCGGGAGATGCCAAACTGGGCGCAGTACTGGCGGTGGAGGTCCATCTCGGTGTTGAGGGTCTCGTGGAGGAGTTTGGCGAACCAACCCTGGGCGTTCAGGGTGGGGGCTTTGGCGGAGGCGAGAGCGAGGACGCGGCTGTAGTCGATGAGGTAGAGGTAGTCCTGGCGGACATAGAACTTGAACTTTTCGACATCCAGGTCGCCGCGGCCAATGCCAGTGATGAAGGGATGTTTGAGGATGGCGCGGCGAAGGCGGGAGGCTTTTTTCTCGATGGCGGCGGTGAAGGACATGGGGGGATTATAAGGGATGGGTAGGAGGGAAGCGCTACAGGCTGGACTGGCTTTGGGAGCCATCGCTAAACGTTGCAAAGGTGGATGGGCTAACCTAGTATGAGGATGGCTAGGGGGTATGGTTTGGTTAGAAAGCCATCAATATTTAAGAAGCTGGAGACCGTGGTGGGAAAGGGGTATGTGATTTCCCATCCCGACGACCTGCTGGTCTTTGAGTATGACGGGTCGATAGATAAGGCTGTGCCGCAGGCGGTGGTGTTTCCGGTGTCGATGGAGGAGGTGAGGAGGGTGGTGGCGGTGGCGCAAGAATTCGACGTGGCGGTGGTGGGAAGGGGGTCGGGGACGGGGCTGAGCGGCGGGGCCATCGCGTCGGCGGGCGGGTTGCAGGTGGCGCTGACTCGGATGAACCGGATATTAGAGATGGACGTGGAGAACCGGCTGGCGGTGGTAGAGCCGGGGGTTATTAATCTACAGCTCGATGAGGCGGCGCGGAAGCACGGGTTGAGATATGCGCCGGACCCGTCGAGCCAGCGGGCGTGCAGCATCGGCGGGAACGTGGCGGAGAACGCGGGCGGGCCGCACTGCCTGGCCTACGGCGTGACCAGCAACCACGTGCTGGGGCTGGAGGTGGCGCTGGAGGACGGGAGCGTTACGTGGCTGGGGGGTCGGACGAGGGAGACGGTGGGGTATGACTTGCGGGGCGTGTTCGTGGGGTCGGAGGGGACGTTTGGAATCGCGACCAAGGCTGTCGTGCGGCTGCTGGCGGCGCCGCCGTCGATTAAGACCTACATGGCGGTGTTCAGGGACATAGAGTCGGCGTGCGAGGCGGTGTCGTCGGTCATCGGCAAAGGGATGGTGCCGGCGGCGATGGAGATGATCGACGCGCTAACTATCAAGGCGGTGCAGAACTTGCACGACATGGGGCTGCCGAAGGACGCGGGGTGTGTGCTGCTGGTGGAGGTGGAGGGGCTGCGGGAGGAGGTGGAGGAGATGGGTGGGGAAGTGGAGGGGGTGCTGAGGAAGTCGGGGTCGAGGGAGGTACGGTGGGCGGAGTCGGCGGCGGAGAGGGAGCGGCTGTGGAGGGCGAGGAAGGGTGCGCTGGGGGCGCTGGGGAGCCTGGCGCCGAACTATTATTTGGTGGACGGAGTGGCGCCTCGGACGAAGCTAGCATCGGTGTTGCGGCAGGTGTCGGAGATAAGCGAACGGTATAAGACGCCTATCGCCAACGTATTTCACGCGGGAGATGGGAACTTGCACCCGTGCATACTGTTCGACGAGCGGGAGGCGGGGTCGGTGGAACGGGTTATCGAGGTGGGCGGCGAGATATTGAAGGTTTGTGTGGAGGCGGGAGGGAGCCTGAGCGGGGAGCACGGGATAGGGTTGGAGAAGAAGGCGTATATGCCGCTGGTGTTCAGCGAGGAGGATATGTCGGTGATGCGGCTGGTGCGGGAGGGGTTTTCGCCGTCGGGGAGGTTTAATCCGGGGAAGATTTTCCCGGGTGGACCGATGGATGGGGACGATATAGATGTGAGGGCGATGCAGAAGCGGGCGGTGTCGGTGGCGGGGCCAGGGGCGCATGTGTAGGACGAGAGGGGCATGAGAGTTAACCCCCCATCCTTTATCCTTCCCCCACAAGGAGGGAAGATAAGAAGCCTAGAGACGCGTTGGCGTGATACCTGTCTCCTGTTCATAGGGTTTCACCCCTCATCTCTCCACGGCGAGTCTTCGACCTGCGCCTTCTCCCACAAGGGGAGAAGGAATGTTGTGGCTGGCTAATGCAACGTCCCTCCCTATTGCAATCCTTAAAGACTGCTCTACAGGGGAAAGAGGTTATTTATCAGAAGAAGCGCGCCGACTATTCCGTCGATGGGGTGGAGGCGGGAGTGGTGGTGATGCCGGGGTCGGTGGAGGAGGCGGCCAGTGTTGTGGAGGCGGCAGGTCGGGAGGGAGCGTCGGTGGTGGCGTATGGAGGCGGGACGAAGATGGGGATGGGGAATCGGCCTCGGGGAGTGGATGTGGTGCTGGGGATGGAGAGGCTGAATCGGATGGTGGACCACCAGCCCGGAGACATGACGGCGACGTTTGAGGCGGGGGTGCCGCTGTCGGAGGCTAATCGGAGGCTGGGGGAGAAGGGGCAATGGCTGCCGCTGCAGTCGCCGATGCCGGAGAGGGCGACTATAGGCGGCATACTGGCGACGGCGTACAGCGGGCCGATGGCGTTGGGGTATGGGCTGCCTCGGGACTGGGTTATCGGCATGAGGGTGGTCAACGCCGACGGGCGGGTGACGAAGAGCGGGGGCAAGGTGGTGAAGAACGTGACGGGGTACGACCTACATAAGCTATATACGGGATCGTTGGGGACGCTGGGGATAATCTTAGAGGCGACTTCTAAGGTGGCGCCTCGGCCACAAGTGAGCCGGACGCTGGTGGCGAGGTTTGGTTTTTGCAGGGAGGCGTTGGAGGCGAGTCGAGGGCTGCTGAAGGATTACGCGTCGCCGCAAGCTTTGGTGGTGGTGAATGGAGTGGTGGGTAATCTGGTGGGCCTGGGGGATGGGTGGACGGCGGTGGTGATGGTGGAGGGGAGGAGTGTTGGGGTGGAGACGAGGGTGGTGAAAGCGAGGGAGTACCTGGGAGAAAGAATGGAGGAGGTGGACGAGGGCATTTGGCAAAGGCTGGTGGACATGCCGTGGCGTGAGAAGGACGGGCCGACGGTGTGCGTGAGATATAACGTGACGACATCGAAGGTAGGGGAGGCGATGGAGAGCGCGGGAGCAGAGGATGGTGTAATAGTGGATGTA from SAR202 cluster bacterium encodes:
- a CDS encoding Ldh family oxidoreductase, giving the protein MGVVEEGHGVPHGRWLVLLNRHSQEALVPTLTHTYLHTLSYHIFRALGASHHEAHTVSTHVVKANLVGHDSHGVIQVPTYADRIKKGHIVPGAPFEVLDETPSTARIDGHWGFGYVVTERAMQMAIDKAKKTGVAALTVFYQSHIGRLGDYPAMAAAQGMIGMITADSGRGPKAVAPFGGRERRLGTNPLCIAVPSDLPGPIILDMATSAVAAGKISLAINRNEPIPQGWVIDKRGNPTTNPHDYFDGGAILPVGADQGHKGYGLSFMVEMFSGILTGLGFGLDPQGKHNDGWFIAVFNVANFRPLDDFKREISDFARFVKSSKPAQGFERVLYPGEIEYLTEQQRLTDGIFIEDETWHQLWSLVEELKLVSKVGKPS
- a CDS encoding MBL fold metallo-hydrolase, which encodes MQPQISKPYKANADTYVIPLFFPIPMLGALPINAYLIKAKEPVLVDTSAPVVREQFLSALKSLIDPKDLKWLFMTHEDGEHGGNVKAVLDNFPNARLVTNFVGVGKLSAEFEVPLPRVYLLNHGQSFSAGDRHLTALRPPLFDSAATQGLYDAKTSSIFTVDSFGAFLPSPTEDPFTVPQPDFIRGFNTWNNSNHPWSVNVDQKKFASLLEGIRKLNVKTILSTHLPPAHGHTEELLKAMANIPNVEPFVGPDQAALQAMLAQMAAGATSHG
- a CDS encoding TenA family protein, translated to MAPKASPACSASLLPIPYNPPMSFTAAIEKKASRLRRAILKHPFITGIGRGDLDVEKFKFYVRQDYLYLIDYSRVLALASAKAPTLNAQGWFAKLLHETLNTEMDLHRQYCAQFGISRRQLEATPIAPTTLAYVNFLLAVAYHSTYAELVAALLPCQWGYWEIGHHLTKSTSAHQGGGRAPMQSGRVLSEGRARTQPKDLYHQWIEMYSSPDFKTLGYWLRRHTNDVAKAQSPRVLQLMEDAYLTSLRYEYQFWDMSLRLEDWPV
- a CDS encoding FAD-binding protein; translated protein: MARGYGLVRKPSIFKKLETVVGKGYVISHPDDLLVFEYDGSIDKAVPQAVVFPVSMEEVRRVVAVAQEFDVAVVGRGSGTGLSGGAIASAGGLQVALTRMNRILEMDVENRLAVVEPGVINLQLDEAARKHGLRYAPDPSSQRACSIGGNVAENAGGPHCLAYGVTSNHVLGLEVALEDGSVTWLGGRTRETVGYDLRGVFVGSEGTFGIATKAVVRLLAAPPSIKTYMAVFRDIESACEAVSSVIGKGMVPAAMEMIDALTIKAVQNLHDMGLPKDAGCVLLVEVEGLREEVEEMGGEVEGVLRKSGSREVRWAESAAERERLWRARKGALGALGSLAPNYYLVDGVAPRTKLASVLRQVSEISERYKTPIANVFHAGDGNLHPCILFDEREAGSVERVIEVGGEILKVCVEAGGSLSGEHGIGLEKKAYMPLVFSEEDMSVMRLVREGFSPSGRFNPGKIFPGGPMDGDDIDVRAMQKRAVSVAGPGAHV
- a CDS encoding FAD-binding oxidoreductase, which translates into the protein MQRPSLLQSLKTALQGKEVIYQKKRADYSVDGVEAGVVVMPGSVEEAASVVEAAGREGASVVAYGGGTKMGMGNRPRGVDVVLGMERLNRMVDHQPGDMTATFEAGVPLSEANRRLGEKGQWLPLQSPMPERATIGGILATAYSGPMALGYGLPRDWVIGMRVVNADGRVTKSGGKVVKNVTGYDLHKLYTGSLGTLGIILEATSKVAPRPQVSRTLVARFGFCREALEASRGLLKDYASPQALVVVNGVVGNLVGLGDGWTAVVMVEGRSVGVETRVVKAREYLGERMEEVDEGIWQRLVDMPWREKDGPTVCVRYNVTTSKVGEAMESAGAEDGVIVDVGMGVVRRLWWMEGDISKNDLNMVAGRGEWVVERCPPGLKEGIDVWGEAASVELMRRVKAKLDPKGILSPGRFVGGI